A genome region from Salvia splendens isolate huo1 chromosome 19, SspV2, whole genome shotgun sequence includes the following:
- the LOC121778532 gene encoding TLC domain-containing protein 5-like — protein sequence MEDYIVKLMVFSVAAWSTLFVAIRKIAFPKRPFDFCNRLVSTAHAFLAVALAFSSIQDWSCPVCPLASKSSPKQMQTLAVTVGYLIYDLVCCQFDKQVKLDNSVHHLVSIIGLVAGLFYQRCGSEMVAALCITEISSPFLHSRELLKELGYRNTDLNFAADIAFAVIFTVARMIGGPYLSYVTLTADNPFLIKAMALGLQLVSGFWFYKIVRMIIFKLSTRSLSIKNQ from the exons ATGGAGGATTATATTGTTAAGTTGATGGTGTTTAGCGTGGCGGCATGGTCAACTTTGTTCGTGGCGATCCGGAAAATCGCATTTCCGAAGCGCCCTTTCGATTTCTGCAACCGCCTTGTTTCGACGGCGCATGCTTTCTTGGCCGTTGCTTTGGCTTTTTCTTCAATTCAAGACTGGAGCTGCCCAGTTTGTCCTCTCGCTTCAAAATCTTCTCCTAAGCAG ATGCAAACACTAGCAGTAACTGTGGGATATTTGATATATGATTTGGTGTGCTGCCAATTTGACAAGCAAGTGAAGCTTGATAACAGTGTGCATCATCTAGTCAGCATTATTGGGCTTGTGGCTGGTCTTTTTTATCAAAGG TGTGGATCAGAGATGGTGGCTGCCTTGTGCATCACAGAAATATCAAGCCCATTCCTCCACTCAAGGGAGCTTCTTAAAGAGCTTGGATATAGGAACACTGATCTCAATTTCGCAGCTGAC ATAGCTTTTGCAGTCATCTTCACAGTTGCAAGGATGATAGGAGGGCCATACCTTTCTTATGTTACTCTCACTGCTGATAATCCGTTTCTGATTAAG GCAATGGCTTTGGGACTACAGCTTGTGAGTGGATTCTGGTTCTACAAGATTGTGAGGatgattatttttaaattaagtaCAAGGTCattatccatcaaaaaccaatga